One window of the Nitrospira sp. genome contains the following:
- a CDS encoding type II toxin-antitoxin system HicB family antitoxin yields MTHYHINIFYSKADGGYIADIPDLEACSAFGKTPAEALKQAEIAKRAWLAAARAERKPIPKPRYRPAIYQTGA; encoded by the coding sequence ATGACGCATTACCACATCAACATTTTTTACAGCAAGGCGGACGGCGGGTACATTGCCGACATTCCTGACCTTGAAGCCTGTTCGGCGTTCGGCAAGACGCCGGCTGAGGCGTTGAAGCAGGCCGAAATCGCGAAGCGCGCGTGGCTGGCTGCCGCCCGTGCCGAGCGGAAGCCTATTCCGAAACCCCGCTATCGTCCCGCCATCTATCAGACTGGCGCTTAG
- a CDS encoding DUF2007 domain-containing protein translates to MKKVFVSQNLVEIEMLKERLERAGIPCTIKNQRSSSLAGEVPFTEVFPELWVVRDIDNDQALELIEEPSAFDMPSQNGWACAACGEHHDGQFGTCWKCGRERGPDSKAAHPPSPDPDSPNPLPLVPDVVRGFLLGALFTVAGFALWNYLSLTGTPYDRNGDGKDDVIYEYLGRVLQSITYDNNFDGFFETRSIFNRNGDVVSTEIDRNRDGKPDVIGHNTLGKLDFVEIIDLETGKVRKRMYYNLDMKTREEFDQDGDGALETVTQFDEYENSLLKEGLINSRFRSVSGRKSGNSTDSRPQFRINQTFLK, encoded by the coding sequence ATGAAAAAAGTCTTCGTCTCTCAGAACTTAGTCGAAATAGAAATGCTTAAAGAGCGCCTTGAACGGGCAGGCATCCCCTGCACGATCAAGAACCAGCGTTCATCCAGTCTCGCCGGAGAGGTCCCATTTACAGAAGTCTTCCCCGAGTTGTGGGTAGTACGAGACATAGACAACGATCAGGCTCTTGAGCTGATTGAGGAACCATCGGCTTTCGATATGCCCAGCCAGAACGGGTGGGCCTGTGCTGCATGTGGAGAGCATCACGATGGCCAGTTTGGGACTTGCTGGAAGTGCGGCAGAGAAAGAGGCCCAGATTCCAAAGCCGCGCACCCCCCTTCTCCAGATCCAGACTCACCGAATCCATTGCCGCTAGTTCCAGATGTTGTGAGAGGCTTTCTTCTAGGTGCCCTCTTCACTGTAGCTGGGTTTGCCCTCTGGAATTACCTGTCGCTGACAGGTACCCCTTATGATCGCAATGGAGATGGCAAAGACGATGTTATTTATGAATACCTGGGGCGAGTTCTGCAGAGCATAACGTATGACAACAATTTCGATGGATTCTTCGAAACTAGGTCCATCTTCAACCGTAATGGAGATGTGGTCAGCACGGAGATCGACCGTAATCGGGACGGAAAACCTGATGTAATCGGACACAATACCTTGGGCAAGCTAGATTTCGTCGAGATCATCGATCTAGAAACCGGGAAAGTCAGAAAACGGATGTATTACAATCTCGACATGAAGACTCGAGAGGAATTCGATCAGGATGGTGATGGAGCACTTGAGACAGTAACGCAGTTTGACGAGTATGAGAATTCTCTTCTTAAGGAAGGTCTGATTAATTCCCGCTTTCGATCAGTCAGTGGCAGAAAATCGGGGAATTCCACTGATTCCCGTCCGCAATTTCGAATTAATCAGACCTTCCTTAAATGA
- a CDS encoding SUMF1/EgtB/PvdO family nonheme iron enzyme gives MRKTGFISAVWIAGLVGAAGSAWAMDVGDVKQEWTAEGRKLAAERIKLPAYDDMVHIPAGPFTMGSDKKTDKNAYLVEMPQRSIYLDAYDIDKYEVTTVQYLKFVLATNRPPQVDWKFDGGNFQDTMVSHPIMHVTWYEADEYCKWAGKRLPTEAEWEKAARGATDSRIYPWGNEMAGLSRANFGRTGLSGPVRDRPERLLLYPPIISVFKYDNAASPYGVFQMAGNVAEWVADWYDKDYYKTAPDKNPKGPDKGSQKAFRGGGWIDSTPSVRVSQRNGTDPKTSMNWMGVRCARDAKDGAAPETTPAQPILP, from the coding sequence GTGAGAAAGACAGGGTTCATCAGTGCAGTCTGGATAGCAGGTTTGGTGGGAGCCGCTGGATCGGCATGGGCGATGGATGTGGGCGATGTGAAGCAGGAGTGGACGGCAGAGGGGCGCAAGTTGGCCGCCGAACGCATCAAGCTGCCGGCGTACGACGACATGGTCCATATTCCGGCGGGGCCGTTCACGATGGGCAGTGATAAGAAAACGGATAAGAACGCCTATCTGGTGGAGATGCCGCAGCGCTCGATCTACCTTGATGCCTATGACATCGATAAATACGAAGTGACGACCGTCCAATATTTGAAATTCGTCTTGGCGACCAATCGTCCACCTCAAGTGGATTGGAAGTTTGACGGTGGCAACTTTCAAGACACCATGGTGTCGCATCCCATCATGCACGTAACGTGGTACGAAGCCGATGAGTACTGCAAGTGGGCGGGGAAGCGGTTGCCGACTGAGGCCGAATGGGAAAAGGCGGCGCGGGGCGCGACGGATAGCCGCATTTATCCATGGGGCAACGAGATGGCCGGACTATCGCGGGCGAACTTCGGCCGGACCGGCCTGTCAGGTCCGGTGCGCGATCGCCCCGAGCGGCTCTTGCTCTATCCCCCGATCATCTCCGTATTCAAGTACGACAACGCCGCGAGCCCGTATGGCGTGTTTCAGATGGCCGGCAACGTCGCCGAGTGGGTGGCCGACTGGTACGATAAGGACTATTACAAAACCGCACCGGACAAGAATCCCAAGGGGCCGGACAAGGGCTCGCAGAAGGCGTTCCGTGGCGGAGGCTGGATCGACAGCACGCCGAGCGTGCGGGTCTCACAACGCAACGGCACGGACCCCAAGACCTCGATGAACTGGATGGGTGTCCGCTGCGCCCGCGATGCGAAAGACGGCGCCGCGCCGGAGACCACGCCGGCGCAGCCGATCCTGCCATAG
- a CDS encoding type II toxin-antitoxin system HicA family toxin, which yields MNKRKLLAKALGGSKNLRFSEAVTLVKAFGFRLSRTRGSHHIFVHSHVRELVNLQEVDGKAKPYQVRQLLEIVERYDLELQPGEES from the coding sequence ATGAATAAGAGAAAGCTGCTGGCGAAAGCACTGGGTGGCTCAAAGAATCTTCGCTTTAGTGAAGCGGTCACTCTTGTAAAGGCGTTTGGATTTCGTCTTTCGCGCACAAGGGGGAGCCACCATATTTTCGTACATTCCCATGTCCGCGAACTGGTCAATCTTCAAGAAGTCGATGGAAAAGCCAAGCCGTATCAGGTTCGCCAGTTGCTTGAGATCGTGGAACGCTATGATCTAGAATTGCAGCCGGGCGAGGAATCATGA
- a CDS encoding zinc-dependent alcohol dehydrogenase family protein — protein MKAMVLDHVGDVAGSPLQLRDIPMPLPGPGEVLVKVHVCAVCRTDLHVIEGELADVKWPLVPGHQVVGTVARLGVGVTEIRTGDRVGIAWLQGTCGACEFCTSERENLCLKARFTGYQVDGGYAEYAVVPARFAYPIPPGFTDDEAAPLLCAGIIGYRALRLSGIKPGQRLGLYGFGASAHIAIQIAHHWGCQVYVSSLKAEHQALARELGAAWVGGAHDEPPDKLHGSIIFAPAGELVPPALRALERGGTLALAGIHMSPIPSLNYDRDIFGERVLRSVTANTRQDGIELLREAAAIPIKPHTVRFPLLQANQALQALKAGSFQGAAVLTI, from the coding sequence ATGAAGGCCATGGTCCTCGACCATGTCGGAGATGTGGCGGGCAGCCCGTTGCAGCTTCGCGACATCCCCATGCCGCTGCCGGGTCCTGGCGAAGTGCTGGTGAAGGTGCATGTCTGCGCAGTCTGCCGCACCGATCTGCATGTCATCGAGGGAGAGCTAGCCGATGTGAAGTGGCCGCTGGTGCCGGGTCATCAGGTCGTCGGCACGGTCGCGCGACTGGGGGTCGGGGTGACGGAGATTCGCACGGGCGATCGCGTCGGGATCGCCTGGCTCCAAGGGACTTGCGGGGCCTGCGAGTTCTGCACGAGTGAGCGGGAGAATTTATGCCTGAAGGCGCGATTTACCGGCTATCAAGTCGACGGCGGCTATGCGGAATATGCAGTCGTGCCGGCGCGGTTTGCCTATCCCATCCCGCCGGGCTTTACCGATGACGAAGCGGCGCCGCTGCTCTGCGCCGGCATCATCGGCTATCGCGCGTTGCGATTGAGCGGCATCAAGCCAGGCCAGCGGCTTGGGCTCTACGGGTTCGGCGCCTCCGCGCATATCGCGATCCAGATCGCGCATCATTGGGGGTGTCAGGTGTACGTCAGCTCGCTCAAGGCCGAGCACCAGGCGCTGGCGCGCGAGTTGGGTGCTGCGTGGGTCGGCGGCGCGCACGATGAGCCGCCTGACAAGCTTCATGGGTCGATCATCTTTGCGCCGGCGGGCGAGCTGGTGCCTCCGGCCTTACGCGCATTGGAGCGGGGCGGCACCCTCGCACTGGCCGGTATCCACATGTCGCCGATTCCGTCACTGAACTACGATCGCGACATTTTCGGGGAGCGTGTCTTGCGCAGCGTCACGGCCAATACGCGCCAGGACGGCATTGAGCTGTTGCGCGAAGCAGCCGCCATTCCGATCAAACCCCATACCGTCCGCTTTCCCTTGCTGCAAGCCAATCAGGCGCTGCAAGCGCTCAAGGCTGGATCGTTTCAAGGCGCCGCCGTCCTCACGATCTGA
- a CDS encoding YceI family protein: MYQRTIVKAGILCAVLLAGWPAGAGAEMARWDLDPDHSIIEFRVAHMVVSKTAGKFMDYTGVVEMDAEAHQFKTIEATINTGSVNTNHEKRDAHLRNADFFDVEKFPTMTYKLKSYKKTGEGYTALGDLTLHGVTKEITLVGTFNGVTKDPWGNTRGGFTAEGKVNRKDFGMVWNKTLDTGGFVVGDEVNIRLDIECIKAKKP; this comes from the coding sequence GCGGGGGCAGGGGCCGAGATGGCGCGCTGGGATCTGGATCCCGATCACTCCATCATTGAGTTTCGCGTCGCCCACATGGTCGTCTCGAAGACGGCGGGCAAGTTTATGGATTACACGGGTGTGGTGGAGATGGATGCGGAGGCGCACCAGTTCAAGACGATCGAAGCGACGATCAACACGGGGTCGGTCAACACCAACCACGAGAAGCGGGATGCGCATCTCCGGAACGCGGATTTCTTCGATGTCGAAAAGTTTCCGACGATGACCTACAAATTGAAGAGCTACAAGAAGACCGGCGAGGGCTATACGGCACTTGGCGACCTCACGCTCCATGGCGTAACGAAAGAGATCACGTTAGTCGGAACCTTTAACGGCGTCACCAAAGATCCCTGGGGCAACACACGCGGGGGATTTACCGCCGAGGGAAAAGTGAATCGGAAAGATTTCGGCATGGTCTGGAACAAGACGCTCGACACCGGCGGGTTTGTCGTCGGCGACGAGGTGAATATCCGGCTCGATATCGAGTGCATCAAGGCCAAAAAGCCGTAG